The following proteins come from a genomic window of Myroides odoratus DSM 2801:
- a CDS encoding RHS repeat-associated core domain-containing protein: MRENSSYLTDINGVPTHYYGYLPFGELMVEHNNSNYDNVYKFNGKELDEQTGYYYYGARYYDPTMSIFLSVDPHAEKYPNINPYVYVANNPIMFIDPDGRDIRIYYTRARDTNGNAIHGSWVFNGENAASAPKNQFVRDFLDAYNYNVNNGGGDNMKSAAFDRSEMYDLTEQREAMGGSSFYPIDGRTVILWDPLHGLQVENGDVLSPATILEHEFDHANSYVNDTAGFIKRGRQTLHGYTDAEEKRVIMGSETKTARANGEISANKSQSRYSHEGNTRVPVVSPTSNKIRNTKDRSSGHSNQISKGLYNYERN, translated from the coding sequence ATGAGAGAGAATTCTTCTTACCTTACAGACATCAATGGAGTGCCGACGCATTACTATGGTTACCTACCATTCGGAGAACTGATGGTGGAACACAACAACAGTAACTATGATAATGTGTACAAATTCAACGGTAAAGAATTGGATGAACAAACGGGCTACTATTATTACGGTGCGCGTTATTATGATCCGACGATGAGTATATTTTTGAGCGTGGATCCACATGCTGAAAAATATCCAAATATTAACCCTTATGTTTATGTTGCAAATAATCCTATAATGTTTATAGACCCTGATGGAAGAGATATTAGAATTTATTATACCCGAGCGAGAGATACTAATGGAAATGCAATTCATGGATCATGGGTGTTTAATGGTGAAAATGCTGCAAGTGCTCCTAAAAATCAATTTGTGAGAGACTTTTTAGATGCTTATAACTATAATGTTAATAATGGAGGAGGAGATAACATGAAAAGTGCTGCTTTTGATAGATCAGAAATGTATGATTTAACTGAACAACGAGAAGCAATGGGAGGATCTTCATTTTATCCTATAGATGGTAGAACTGTTATACTATGGGATCCTTTGCATGGTTTACAAGTGGAAAATGGGGATGTTTTGAGTCCTGCTACTATATTAGAGCATGAGTTTGACCATGCGAATTCATATGTTAATGATACAGCTGGATTCATTAAAAGAGGAAGACAAACACTTCATGGTTATACAGATGCAGAAGAAAAGAGAGTAATAATGGGGAGTGAAACAAAAACGGCTCGTGCAAATGGAGAGATTTCAGCCAATAAGAGTCAATCGCGATATTCGCATGAGGGAAACACTCGCGTTCCTGTGGTATCTCCAACATCAAATAAGATAAGAAATACAAAGGATAGAAGTAGCGGTCATAGTAATCAAATTTCAAAAGGATTGTACAATTATGAAAGAAATTAA
- a CDS encoding translocation/assembly module TamB domain-containing protein: MMLPIVQSYLARYVTEKVNEKFGTDFYIDRLSIDVFGVIHLKGVEARDNHENILIGIDHLQTRLADLNALQQGKVYLGTTRINGLYMNIHKYEGAELTNLDELIAVFDDGQPGEGKFRLKASRIFIKNSQLIISDDNTKAKVAVDFRKLQGQVDNFLIKGPEIYGTVKNVSFLDHWGMNVQNLTADFSHTKTSIGLKDMKLVTDQSDIEGNLKLTFEPGDMKYFVDKVKWDFEIKKAKLNSSDINVFAHEFASNKEVFFKGYMKGVMNDFVLEGANLVDENNSQIIGKFAFRNVFDDHEPFWMRADLSRLQTTRYNLVALMPDLLGKSLPTELDGLGLVNIIGNIELTKRTLDTDIELVTAIGKGNAKIAIQQLDDPDHATYKGNIKLDHFDLGHFIQNEQFGLTSFDLYVDGHGFNQKSLNTSVKGDVFSFVFGKYKYTQLAVDGLMKMPYYRGLLHSADPNVKLDFNGTIDLSTKEKNYDFVAQIDYADLYALGFVNDTLSKFTGDFEFKAKGNNIEDLEGVFKVNNAIYDNSKDHYVFEEFSIESSFTEDGERLLKLNSKEAIQGYIKGKFLFGESKMLFTNALGSLYTNYSPYKTKKGQYVDFDITVHNRLIEVFLPQLTLNERTHVDGEIDSDENLFKLNFDSPSIAVSGVEFFNILLNVNNSNPIYNTYVSIDSVHTNFYDISDFNLLNLTHNDTLFVRSEFKGGKNLKDKYELNLYHTINEEKLSVVGFKKSEVFFKDFQWSINENNDKANKLVFNKKLMDFTIDSLAISHNKQMVNLSGVMRDSTYKKLNLSFGNVDLNKITPDIENLSFGGKIDGEVNFSQMKDVYHPQANIVIDSLLINKIYLGDMFFKVDGDKRLEKFTVQSSLMDDEEKERFYLNGDVDVINKQTHFNLESGLTDFPLATIAPFLSSVASDMTGTAFGKISFLGTAKNPDVNGRLYLNDTKFKSKFTGVSYAFDQETPLDITTKQFILRKAGLTDTKYKTRGLVDGNVSHKMFKDWVMNLSLSSTNLLALDTQYAEGSLYYGTAYINGKADIVGPIEMLSININATSNKGTSIKIPLKEAQSTGENNFIHFLSPQEKKLRLTGNDYDPYKYRNSGIELDFEFYVTPDAEIEIILDRESGHAMRGKGAGFITMEINTLGKFNMWGDFQAYEGEYNFKYGGLIDKKFVVKKYGTIRWDGNPMNAILDLQAIYHTEANPSVIIDNSIINRKVPTDVAIVLNGSLSNPEVDFDINFPTVSSVVKSELDYKLSDRDTRERQAMALLATGSFFSSDNSSSALAGSLFERASSIFDDLFSDVDDKFKVGLNYAQGERNPYTQTEGRLGVTFTTKVNDRISVNGKLGVPVGGVEQSVIVGDVEVLLRINEEGTLNARFFNRENDINYIGEGIGYTQGVGLSYEVDFDTLKELIAKFLNQSEKKKKKKEEKESSNNRAEDLPDSDYSQEFIRFYETRRKSGNTPSGQ; this comes from the coding sequence ATGATGTTGCCAATTGTGCAAAGCTATTTAGCACGCTATGTAACGGAAAAAGTGAATGAAAAATTCGGTACGGATTTTTACATTGACCGTTTATCTATTGATGTTTTTGGCGTGATTCACCTCAAAGGGGTAGAAGCAAGAGACAACCACGAAAATATATTAATCGGAATTGATCATCTTCAAACGCGTTTGGCTGACCTAAATGCTTTGCAACAAGGAAAGGTGTATTTGGGAACAACCCGAATCAATGGCTTGTACATGAATATTCACAAGTACGAAGGCGCAGAACTAACGAATTTAGATGAGCTTATTGCTGTTTTTGATGATGGACAACCTGGAGAAGGGAAGTTCCGACTAAAAGCTTCTCGCATATTTATTAAAAATTCACAGTTAATTATTTCGGACGACAATACGAAAGCAAAAGTAGCGGTTGATTTCAGAAAGTTGCAAGGTCAAGTGGATAACTTTTTAATCAAAGGACCTGAAATATATGGAACTGTGAAAAACGTGAGCTTCCTCGATCATTGGGGAATGAACGTACAAAACTTAACCGCAGATTTTTCTCATACCAAAACAAGTATTGGACTAAAAGACATGAAATTAGTCACGGATCAATCGGATATTGAAGGAAACCTGAAATTGACGTTTGAACCTGGCGATATGAAGTATTTTGTCGATAAGGTGAAGTGGGATTTTGAGATTAAAAAAGCCAAATTAAATTCTTCTGATATCAATGTATTCGCCCATGAGTTTGCTTCTAATAAAGAAGTATTCTTCAAAGGATATATGAAAGGGGTAATGAATGACTTTGTTCTTGAAGGAGCCAATTTAGTAGATGAAAACAATTCGCAGATTATTGGAAAATTTGCGTTCCGCAATGTATTTGATGATCATGAACCTTTTTGGATGCGCGCCGATTTATCGCGTTTACAAACTACGCGCTATAATTTAGTCGCTTTAATGCCAGATCTGTTAGGTAAATCTCTACCAACGGAATTGGATGGCCTAGGATTGGTAAATATCATAGGAAATATTGAGTTAACGAAGCGAACCTTAGATACGGATATTGAATTAGTAACGGCTATCGGAAAAGGAAATGCTAAAATTGCCATTCAACAGCTGGATGATCCGGATCACGCTACATACAAAGGAAATATTAAATTAGATCATTTTGATTTAGGTCACTTTATCCAAAATGAGCAGTTTGGATTAACGTCTTTCGATTTATATGTAGATGGACATGGGTTTAATCAAAAATCGTTGAATACTTCTGTAAAAGGGGATGTATTCTCTTTTGTTTTTGGCAAGTATAAGTACACCCAATTGGCCGTAGATGGATTAATGAAAATGCCATACTATCGCGGGTTATTACACAGTGCGGATCCGAATGTGAAACTCGATTTTAACGGGACGATTGACCTAAGTACCAAAGAGAAGAATTACGATTTTGTTGCGCAGATTGATTATGCGGATTTATATGCTTTAGGTTTCGTCAATGATACGCTATCTAAGTTTACAGGTGATTTTGAATTTAAAGCCAAAGGGAATAATATTGAGGATTTAGAAGGTGTATTTAAAGTTAATAATGCGATTTATGACAACAGTAAAGATCATTATGTATTTGAAGAGTTTTCTATTGAATCTAGTTTCACGGAAGACGGGGAGCGTTTGTTGAAGTTAAATTCAAAAGAAGCTATTCAAGGATACATCAAAGGGAAATTCTTATTTGGTGAATCCAAGATGTTGTTTACAAATGCATTGGGTAGTTTGTATACCAATTACTCTCCGTATAAAACGAAAAAAGGACAGTATGTTGATTTTGATATTACCGTACACAATCGTTTGATTGAGGTTTTCTTGCCCCAATTAACCCTAAACGAACGCACGCATGTAGATGGAGAAATTGACAGCGATGAGAATTTGTTTAAACTTAATTTCGATTCGCCGAGTATTGCCGTGAGTGGCGTGGAATTCTTCAATATCTTATTGAATGTCAATAATTCTAATCCCATTTATAATACGTATGTTTCTATTGATAGTGTACATACTAATTTCTATGATATTTCTGATTTTAACTTGCTGAATTTAACGCATAATGATACGTTATTTGTGCGTTCAGAATTTAAAGGAGGTAAAAACTTAAAAGATAAATACGAATTGAACTTGTATCACACCATTAACGAGGAGAAACTCTCTGTGGTGGGATTCAAGAAATCAGAGGTGTTCTTCAAAGATTTCCAATGGAGTATCAACGAGAATAACGACAAAGCAAATAAGTTGGTGTTCAATAAAAAATTGATGGACTTTACCATTGATTCTCTCGCTATTTCTCACAACAAGCAAATGGTGAATTTAAGTGGAGTAATGCGAGATTCTACATACAAAAAGCTGAATTTATCTTTTGGCAATGTAGATTTAAATAAGATTACACCTGATATTGAAAATCTATCTTTTGGCGGTAAAATTGATGGAGAGGTGAATTTCTCCCAAATGAAGGATGTGTATCATCCTCAGGCGAATATCGTCATTGATTCGTTGTTGATTAATAAAATATACTTAGGGGATATGTTCTTCAAAGTGGATGGAGATAAGCGATTAGAGAAGTTTACCGTTCAATCTAGTTTGATGGATGATGAGGAAAAGGAACGGTTTTATTTGAATGGAGATGTCGATGTGATCAATAAACAGACCCATTTCAATTTAGAGTCTGGGCTAACGGATTTCCCATTGGCTACGATTGCACCATTTTTAAGTAGTGTGGCTAGTGATATGACGGGAACTGCTTTTGGTAAGATTTCCTTCTTGGGAACTGCAAAAAATCCAGATGTCAATGGACGTTTGTACTTGAATGACACCAAATTCAAATCGAAGTTTACAGGGGTAAGCTATGCTTTTGATCAAGAAACCCCACTGGATATTACAACGAAGCAATTCATTCTCCGCAAAGCAGGATTAACCGATACTAAATACAAGACAAGGGGATTGGTCGATGGAAATGTATCTCATAAGATGTTCAAGGATTGGGTGATGAATCTATCGCTTTCGTCTACGAATTTATTGGCTTTGGATACCCAATACGCAGAGGGAAGTTTATACTATGGGACTGCTTATATCAATGGAAAAGCAGACATTGTAGGGCCTATTGAAATGCTGAGCATCAATATTAATGCGACTTCGAATAAAGGGACATCGATTAAGATTCCGTTGAAGGAGGCACAAAGTACAGGCGAAAATAACTTTATCCATTTCTTGTCGCCTCAAGAAAAGAAATTGCGTTTAACAGGAAACGATTACGATCCCTATAAATACCGCAACAGTGGAATTGAATTGGATTTTGAGTTTTATGTAACGCCAGATGCAGAAATTGAAATTATCCTCGATCGAGAGTCTGGACATGCCATGCGTGGAAAAGGTGCTGGATTTATTACCATGGAAATCAATACACTTGGTAAGTTCAATATGTGGGGGGATTTCCAAGCGTATGAAGGGGAATATAATTTCAAATATGGTGGATTGATTGACAAGAAATTTGTCGTGAAAAAATATGGAACAATTCGCTGGGACGGTAACCCGATGAATGCGATTTTGGATCTTCAAGCCATTTACCATACGGAAGCTAATCCAAGTGTAATTATTGATAACTCGATTATCAATAGAAAAGTACCTACGGATGTTGCGATTGTATTGAATGGAAGTTTAAGTAATCCAGAAGTAGATTTTGATATTAATTTTCCAACGGTGAGTTCGGTTGTAAAATCGGAGTTGGACTATAAACTGAGTGATCGCGATACACGTGAAAGACAAGCCATGGCTTTATTAGCAACGGGGTCTTTCTTCTCCTCTGATAACTCTTCATCTGCTTTAGCAGGAAGTTTATTTGAACGCGCAAGTAGTATTTTTGACGACTTGTTCTCGGATGTAGATGATAAGTTTAAAGTAGGACTAAACTATGCGCAAGGAGAGCGAAATCCGTATACGCAAACAGAAGGACGATTAGGGGTGACTTTTACCACAAAAGTGAATGATCGCATCTCTGTAAATGGAAAATTAGGAGTACCTGTCGGTGGAGTAGAGCAATCGGTTATTGTCGGTGATGTTGAAGTATTGTTGCGTATCAATGAAGAAGGAACGCTAAATGCACGCTTCTTTAACCGAGAGAATGACATCAACTATATTGGGGAAGGAATCGGTTATACACAAGGGGTAGGATTGTCCTATGAGGTGGATTTTGATACGTTGAAAGAGTTAATTGCGAAGTTTTTAAATCAGTCCGAGAAAAAGAAGAAGAAAAAAGAAGAAAAAGAATCTTCGAACAATAGAGCCGAAGACCTGCCAGATTCAGATTACAGTCAGGAGTTTATCCGCTTTTATGAAACAAGACGCAAAAGTGGAAATACGCCTTCGGGGCAGTAG
- the tsaD gene encoding tRNA (adenosine(37)-N6)-threonylcarbamoyltransferase complex transferase subunit TsaD has protein sequence MSTKPTYILAIESSCDDTAAAVLADNKVLSNVVARQEIHEEYGGVVPELASRAHQQNIVPVVDIALKKAGITKEELQGIAFTQGPGLMGSLLVGGSFAKSLALALDIPLIAVNHMHAHILCHFIDESGYDQPTFPFLALTISGGHTQIVQVNSFFDLKVLGETTDDAVGEAFDKSAKILGFPYPGGPLIDKYAKEGNPKAYPFTKPKVEGLNFSFSGLKTQFLYFIQKQIAENPNFIEENKADICASIQHTIIKILMDKLKLAVEQTGITQIAIGGGVSANSGIRATLKEAEQKYKWKTYIPKFEYTTDNAAMIGIVGYYRYRESLFADSSVVSKARIEF, from the coding sequence ATGTCCACAAAACCCACCTATATATTAGCGATTGAAAGTTCTTGTGATGATACCGCAGCTGCAGTTTTAGCAGACAACAAAGTATTGTCTAATGTCGTGGCTCGTCAAGAGATACACGAAGAATACGGTGGTGTTGTTCCTGAATTAGCCTCAAGAGCACACCAACAAAACATCGTACCGGTTGTTGATATTGCCTTAAAGAAAGCGGGAATTACGAAAGAAGAATTGCAGGGAATTGCCTTTACACAAGGTCCTGGATTAATGGGTTCACTTTTAGTTGGCGGATCTTTTGCTAAATCTTTGGCTTTGGCTTTAGATATTCCTTTGATCGCAGTGAATCACATGCATGCTCATATTCTTTGTCATTTTATTGATGAAAGCGGATATGATCAGCCTACTTTTCCTTTTCTAGCTTTGACAATTTCAGGTGGACATACTCAAATTGTACAAGTGAATAGTTTCTTTGATTTAAAAGTATTGGGAGAAACAACAGATGATGCTGTGGGCGAAGCCTTTGATAAATCAGCTAAAATTCTTGGTTTTCCTTATCCTGGCGGGCCTTTGATTGACAAATATGCCAAGGAAGGGAATCCTAAAGCGTATCCTTTTACAAAACCAAAAGTGGAGGGATTAAACTTTAGTTTTAGTGGTTTAAAAACACAGTTTTTATATTTTATTCAGAAACAAATAGCTGAAAATCCAAACTTTATAGAAGAAAACAAAGCGGATATTTGTGCTTCAATTCAACACACGATTATCAAAATATTGATGGATAAGCTCAAGTTAGCTGTTGAACAAACTGGTATTACTCAAATTGCAATTGGCGGTGGTGTATCAGCTAATTCAGGTATACGCGCAACTTTAAAAGAAGCCGAACAAAAATACAAGTGGAAAACATATATTCCCAAATTTGAATATACAACGGACAATGCAGCCATGATTGGTATTGTAGGATACTATCGTTATAGAGAATCTCTTTTTGCTGATTCTTCTGTTGTATCCAAAGCTAGAATTGAATTTTAA
- a CDS encoding 16S rRNA (uracil(1498)-N(3))-methyltransferase, translated as MQLFYAPAIDKEQSTFTFDKDESKHIIRVLRKKEGDILFVTNGRGTLFETRISLASDRSCLTDIVGYTDKEQTPFRLHLAVAPTKMNERYEWFLEKATEIGIHEITPIICDHSERKVVKTERFEKIIQSAMKQSLQLHLPQLNEPITLKEFLKQDHQGALYIAHCEDDQTKELLKNKIQPQENYLLLVGPEGDFSPVEIKIALEKGFKPVSLGHTRLRTETAALVACHSFVFANE; from the coding sequence ATGCAGTTATTTTACGCTCCCGCTATCGATAAAGAACAGTCGACTTTCACTTTTGACAAAGATGAAAGCAAACACATTATACGCGTTTTACGCAAAAAAGAAGGGGATATTCTCTTCGTGACCAATGGTCGTGGAACCTTATTTGAAACTAGAATTTCATTGGCCTCAGACCGCAGCTGTTTAACTGATATTGTAGGATATACAGATAAAGAACAGACGCCTTTTCGCTTGCATTTGGCAGTTGCGCCGACTAAAATGAACGAGCGCTATGAGTGGTTTCTAGAAAAAGCAACTGAAATCGGTATTCATGAGATTACCCCTATTATTTGTGATCATTCGGAACGAAAAGTAGTTAAAACAGAGCGATTTGAAAAAATTATTCAATCGGCAATGAAGCAATCCCTTCAACTGCATTTACCTCAGTTGAATGAACCGATTACCTTAAAAGAATTTTTAAAACAAGACCACCAAGGTGCTTTATACATTGCGCATTGTGAAGATGACCAGACGAAAGAACTCCTAAAAAACAAGATTCAACCACAAGAAAATTACCTCTTATTGGTTGGACCTGAAGGAGATTTTTCTCCTGTTGAAATTAAAATAGCTTTAGAAAAAGGTTTTAAACCTGTATCTTTAGGACATACAAGATTGAGAACAGAAACAGCTGCTCTTGTTGCTTGTCATAGTTTTGTATTCGCTAACGAATAA
- a CDS encoding AI-2E family transporter, with protein MLKSKEISKGIVRAVLILSGIALSAGLLYQIRTLFIYIALAFVLALIGKPLVDFLYKKCKLKKMFAISITMGFFIAVFIGFSFMFVPLFTTQAQNLSVLNTAHLQEDFNGLILKIDAYLDAKGISLDKIVEESHLKSQFNLDFVPNLLNTLISMLSDIGIGLFSVLFIAFFFLKDQVVLEYQFKKLFSKKHENKVLNSINKINNLLSRYFLGLCVQMFVIYILCLTVLLIFGVKGAATIAFLCAILNIIPYIGPLIGNILAVVFTMLTYIGDDFIAITLPKAISVMIGFLIVQLIDNVVNQPLIFSNSVKSHPLEIFVVILASGMFSGIFGMIAAVPLYTCLKVIGKEFFPNVRFIQVLTKKL; from the coding sequence ATGTTGAAATCCAAAGAAATTTCCAAAGGTATTGTTCGCGCCGTTCTTATTTTAAGTGGAATTGCATTAAGTGCGGGGTTGTTGTATCAAATTCGCACCTTGTTTATTTATATTGCCTTAGCTTTTGTCTTAGCCTTAATAGGCAAGCCTTTAGTTGATTTTCTCTATAAAAAATGTAAGCTAAAAAAGATGTTTGCCATCAGTATTACGATGGGCTTCTTTATAGCCGTTTTTATCGGATTTTCTTTTATGTTTGTGCCTTTATTTACTACACAAGCACAGAATTTATCTGTATTAAATACTGCGCATTTACAAGAGGATTTTAATGGTTTAATCCTAAAAATTGACGCTTACCTCGATGCCAAAGGAATCAGTTTGGATAAAATTGTAGAAGAGTCTCACCTGAAATCGCAATTCAATCTGGATTTTGTACCTAATTTACTCAATACCCTCATCAGCATGTTGAGCGATATTGGAATTGGACTATTTTCTGTTCTTTTTATTGCTTTTTTCTTCCTAAAAGATCAAGTTGTACTGGAATATCAATTTAAAAAATTGTTTTCCAAAAAGCACGAAAACAAGGTTTTAAATTCCATCAATAAGATTAACAACCTATTGTCCCGTTATTTCTTAGGGCTTTGCGTTCAGATGTTCGTCATCTATATTCTCTGCCTCACCGTATTATTGATTTTTGGTGTAAAAGGGGCTGCTACTATTGCCTTTTTGTGTGCCATCCTCAATATTATTCCTTATATCGGACCATTAATTGGAAATATTCTAGCCGTTGTATTTACCATGCTAACCTACATAGGTGATGATTTTATCGCAATTACCTTACCAAAAGCTATATCTGTCATGATTGGTTTTTTAATCGTTCAATTGATTGATAACGTAGTAAATCAACCGTTGATTTTTTCTAATAGTGTAAAATCACATCCATTGGAAATTTTCGTTGTCATCTTAGCTAGTGGTATGTTTAGTGGAATTTTCGGTATGATTGCCGCTGTTCCTTTATACACTTGCTTAAAAGTTATTGGTAAAGAGTTTTTCCCAAATGTTCGATTTATTCAAGTACTCACCAAAAAGTTATAA
- a CDS encoding class I SAM-dependent methyltransferase: protein MDIHLIVQPEVQAYLKEHSQATLTDLAFKKSPFPAIPMSDLLTQLESKQKSKHKLSKWYTTDCIVFPPKLSIEQTSSEECAAYKASLVEGNTLIDLTGGFGIDCYYFAQRIKQVTHCEIQPELSAVVQHNYQQLQQTNITCIAGDSLDYLANSNQQFDYIYLDPARRNQNKEKVFFLSDCTPNIVEQLDMLFQHTATVLVKTSPLLDIQAGLSELKHVKAIHIVALQNEVKELLWIIEKGYVGTIVLTAVNLTKKEPQITVLDLSDESVATYAEPQTYLYEPNSALLKTGKFNAISAYFNVAKLHQHSQLYTSETLVDFSGRRFKIKQHLPYNKATAKEYLQQQKANVTVRNFPIKVDELRKKWKIKEGGDTYIFFTTTLLNQKVFLICEPV, encoded by the coding sequence GTGGATATTCATCTTATCGTACAACCCGAAGTTCAAGCATATCTTAAAGAGCACAGTCAAGCTACTTTAACGGATTTGGCGTTCAAAAAAAGTCCATTTCCAGCAATTCCCATGTCTGATTTATTGACACAGCTTGAGAGTAAGCAAAAGTCTAAACACAAGTTGTCTAAATGGTATACCACCGATTGCATCGTATTTCCACCCAAATTATCTATTGAGCAAACGTCTTCAGAAGAATGTGCTGCTTATAAAGCTTCTTTAGTGGAAGGCAATACGCTGATTGATTTAACGGGGGGATTTGGAATTGATTGCTACTATTTTGCTCAACGTATTAAACAAGTAACCCATTGTGAAATACAGCCTGAATTAAGTGCTGTTGTGCAACATAATTACCAACAGCTTCAACAGACCAATATCACTTGTATTGCAGGAGATAGCTTGGATTATCTAGCCAATAGTAATCAACAGTTCGATTATATTTACTTGGATCCTGCTCGCAGAAATCAAAACAAAGAAAAAGTATTTTTCCTCAGCGATTGTACCCCGAATATTGTTGAACAGCTGGATATGCTTTTCCAACATACAGCGACGGTTTTAGTCAAAACCTCGCCTTTACTAGATATTCAAGCGGGGCTTTCTGAATTGAAACATGTCAAAGCCATTCACATCGTTGCCTTGCAAAATGAGGTCAAAGAATTACTGTGGATTATTGAAAAGGGGTATGTGGGAACCATTGTATTAACCGCAGTTAATCTAACTAAAAAGGAGCCTCAAATTACCGTTCTGGATTTATCAGATGAGTCTGTGGCTACCTATGCAGAACCGCAAACTTATTTGTATGAGCCGAATAGTGCTTTGCTCAAAACGGGAAAGTTCAATGCCATTAGCGCCTATTTTAACGTTGCTAAATTACACCAGCACAGCCAGCTATACACCAGTGAAACACTTGTGGACTTCTCGGGCAGACGCTTTAAAATAAAGCAACATTTGCCTTATAATAAAGCTACAGCCAAAGAATATTTACAACAACAAAAAGCGAATGTTACGGTGCGTAATTTCCCTATTAAAGTGGATGAACTACGCAAGAAATGGAAAATTAAAGAAGGAGGTGATACGTATATTTTCTTTACCACTACCCTATTGAATCAAAAGGTATTTTTAATTTGTGAGCCTGTCTAA
- a CDS encoding thioredoxin family protein: protein MKRKTLLGLVLLSTVSFISCKQEKKADPVVSPSTEQTATPQPETAVDTVALKKQIEQEKETLSKPYNEDEDAQAKLNELVAQAKKEGKYVFVQAGGNWCIWCLRFNDFVQKTPELKQIVDQNFVYYHLNYSQKNKNKAVFNAYAPNARGIGYPFFFVLDGNGEVTNIISSGELEEGKGYSLEKVKQMFIDQAPKK from the coding sequence ATGAAAAGAAAAACGCTACTTGGCTTAGTTCTACTTTCAACGGTATCTTTTATCAGTTGTAAGCAAGAGAAAAAAGCAGATCCTGTTGTTTCTCCATCTACTGAACAAACAGCTACACCACAACCAGAAACAGCGGTTGATACAGTAGCTTTGAAAAAGCAGATTGAGCAGGAGAAAGAAACATTGAGCAAACCGTATAATGAAGACGAAGATGCACAAGCAAAATTAAATGAACTCGTTGCTCAAGCGAAAAAAGAAGGAAAATACGTTTTTGTCCAAGCAGGAGGAAACTGGTGTATTTGGTGTTTGCGCTTCAATGATTTTGTACAAAAAACACCTGAGTTGAAACAAATAGTAGATCAAAATTTTGTTTATTATCACTTGAATTACTCTCAAAAGAATAAAAATAAAGCGGTTTTCAATGCTTATGCTCCAAATGCGCGTGGTATTGGTTATCCTTTCTTTTTTGTCTTGGATGGAAATGGGGAAGTAACCAATATTATTTCTTCTGGTGAATTGGAAGAAGGAAAAGGGTACAGTCTTGAAAAAGTGAAACAAATGTTTATTGATCAAGCACCGAAAAAATAA
- a CDS encoding Sec-independent protein translocase subunit TatA/TatB, with translation MLMTTLPLGGVAPSELIVVVAIALLLFGGKKIPELMKGLGTGIREFKAATRETNATTAAPKQNTTDSVTETTSEGIEK, from the coding sequence ATGTTGATGACTACATTACCCTTAGGAGGAGTAGCTCCATCTGAACTTATAGTTGTTGTTGCAATAGCCTTATTATTATTCGGCGGTAAAAAAATACCCGAATTAATGAAGGGACTTGGGACAGGAATTAGGGAGTTCAAAGCTGCTACAAGAGAAACAAATGCGACTACCGCAGCTCCTAAACAGAACACTACAGATTCAGTTACTGAAACGACAAGTGAAGGAATTGAAAAGTAA